The following coding sequences lie in one Thermosulfuriphilus ammonigenes genomic window:
- the htpX gene encoding zinc metalloprotease HtpX encodes MNNILKTFILLAALTGLFLVVGQAIGGRQGAILALVIAGFMNFFAYWFSDRLALAMSGAQPVSPSQAPELHAIVERLARTAGIPKPRVYIIPTQTPNAFATGRNPSHAAVAVTEGILHILDWNELEGVLAHELAHIKNRDVLISSVAAVIAGAISYLAQMAQWALIFGGFRRDEDDDVGGTIGAVVMMIIAPIAAALIQFAISRSREYLADATGAKICRCPMALASALKKLEEWNRRVPMQVNPAQAQMFIVNPLSGEALMRLFSTHPPIEDRVRRLVEMARSMGR; translated from the coding sequence ATGAACAACATCCTTAAGACCTTTATCCTTTTAGCCGCCCTAACCGGTCTATTTTTAGTGGTTGGGCAGGCCATCGGTGGTCGGCAGGGGGCCATTTTGGCCCTGGTTATCGCCGGTTTCATGAACTTCTTCGCCTACTGGTTCAGCGATCGCCTGGCCCTGGCCATGAGCGGGGCCCAGCCGGTAAGCCCCAGTCAGGCTCCGGAACTCCACGCCATCGTCGAGCGTCTGGCCCGGACCGCCGGCATTCCCAAGCCCCGGGTGTATATTATCCCCACCCAGACTCCCAACGCCTTTGCCACCGGGCGCAATCCCTCCCATGCCGCCGTGGCCGTTACCGAGGGGATCCTACATATTCTCGACTGGAACGAACTTGAGGGAGTCTTGGCCCACGAACTGGCCCATATCAAGAATCGGGACGTGCTTATCAGCAGCGTAGCCGCCGTCATAGCAGGGGCCATCAGTTACCTGGCCCAGATGGCCCAGTGGGCCCTCATCTTTGGCGGCTTCCGCCGAGACGAAGACGATGACGTGGGAGGCACCATCGGGGCCGTGGTAATGATGATTATTGCCCCTATTGCTGCCGCCCTTATTCAGTTTGCCATCTCCCGGAGCCGGGAATACCTGGCGGACGCCACTGGAGCCAAAATATGCCGCTGTCCCATGGCCCTGGCCAGCGCTCTGAAAAAACTGGAAGAATGGAACCGTCGTGTCCCTATGCAGGTCAATCCGGCCCAGGCCCAGATGTTTATTGTCAATCCCCTCTCGGGGGAGGCTTTGATGCGTCTGTTTTCTACCCATCCCCCTATTGAAGACCGGGTCCGTCGTCTGGTAGAGATGGCTAGATCCATGGGAAGATAA
- the extI gene encoding selenite/tellurite reduction operon porin ExtI: MFPAMVWSVEVYRQGEASFHVGFWGQAWYQYVDDYTDTDGDGVGDESINDFMTRRAYFYVKGIVNPWFSFFVHYAGDRIGQQDLDNPSVGLGSGLALRDGWITMKLAGEALMVQAGRMYVPFTRNYGTTSTKTLLTTDLDWGQGGVRSGIFYPSKVGRDDSVCLWGNISGGKFQYRLMIGEGVEGSARNPDDNLRFAGRVSVSLFDPETGWFNKGTYLGKKRVLSIGAGFDYQEDIKATSSSTTKDDYSAWTVDLFWDQPLGAGAITLEAAYIDIDHSANAVTWTYLSAGDDASIVSVKAGYLFPGKIGVGQLQPFVHYQNFDVDNEDDTDVYGIGLNYYIKGLANKISLDLTFVDQDRESGSIQDHVIFTFQIAAGF, encoded by the coding sequence TTGTTTCCAGCAATGGTGTGGTCCGTGGAGGTCTATCGTCAAGGTGAAGCCTCTTTCCACGTGGGGTTTTGGGGGCAGGCCTGGTACCAGTATGTTGACGACTACACCGATACCGACGGTGATGGTGTCGGCGATGAGTCCATCAATGATTTCATGACCCGGCGGGCCTATTTTTACGTCAAAGGGATCGTTAACCCTTGGTTTAGTTTCTTTGTTCACTACGCCGGCGACCGTATCGGTCAGCAAGATCTTGATAACCCCAGTGTCGGTCTCGGCTCCGGTCTGGCCTTGAGGGATGGCTGGATAACCATGAAACTGGCCGGTGAGGCCCTTATGGTTCAAGCCGGGCGGATGTATGTTCCCTTTACCCGCAACTACGGAACCACCTCCACCAAGACCCTCCTCACCACTGATCTTGATTGGGGTCAGGGTGGCGTGCGCAGCGGGATCTTTTACCCCAGCAAGGTAGGCCGGGATGATAGTGTCTGTCTCTGGGGAAACATTTCGGGAGGCAAGTTCCAGTACCGCCTGATGATCGGTGAGGGAGTGGAGGGTAGCGCTCGGAACCCAGATGATAACCTCCGCTTCGCCGGCCGCGTTTCCGTCTCCCTTTTTGATCCCGAGACGGGCTGGTTTAACAAGGGAACTTATCTGGGGAAAAAGCGGGTTCTCTCTATTGGAGCCGGCTTTGATTATCAGGAAGACATTAAAGCCACCTCCAGCTCGACAACCAAAGATGATTACTCCGCCTGGACAGTGGATCTTTTCTGGGATCAGCCTCTAGGAGCCGGGGCCATTACCCTGGAGGCCGCTTATATTGATATTGACCATTCGGCTAATGCTGTAACCTGGACCTACCTTAGTGCTGGCGACGATGCCTCAATTGTCTCCGTGAAAGCCGGTTATCTTTTTCCCGGCAAGATCGGTGTCGGTCAGCTTCAGCCCTTCGTACACTACCAGAACTTTGACGTAGATAATGAAGACGACACCGACGTCTATGGTATTGGTCTCAACTACTACATCAAGGGACTGGCCAACAAGATCAGCCTTGATCTGACCTTCGTTGATCAAGACAGGGAATCCGGCAGTATTCAAGACCACGTCATCTTTACCTTTCAGATTGCGGCCGGATTCTAA
- the guaA gene encoding glutamine-hydrolyzing GMP synthase, with protein MDATGDRILVLDFGSQTTQLIARRIRELHVYSEIRPCTIGLEEIKAFSPKGIVLSGGPASVYDQEAPRVERALFDLGVPVLGICYGMQLMTYLLGGQVERSLKREYGPANLKVLDNSDLFHGLSLERPYRVWMSHGDRIEKMPPGFVCLAESENSPVAAMKDKTGRLFGVQFHPEVAHTEIGKDILANFVFKICGCQPTWTMASFIEEAVARISQTVGPEEKVICALSGGVDSSVTALLVHRAVGERLVCIFVNNGLLRKGEAETVLDFFRHSHLNVRYVDASDLFLSRLAGVTDPEEKRRIIGHTFIEVFEAEAQKIGEVKYLAQGTLYPDIIESVSFRGPSATIKSHHNVGGLPERMKLKLIEPLKELFKDEVRELGQELGMPYELIWRQPFPGPGLAIRIIGEVTRDRLAILREADAIVTEEMKASGWYYKVWQSFAVLLPIRTVGVMGDERTYEHVVALRVVDSLDAMTADWTRLPYDLLARLSGRIINEVQGVNRVVFDISSKPPATIEWE; from the coding sequence ATGGACGCCACCGGGGACCGCATCCTTGTTCTTGATTTTGGCTCCCAGACCACCCAGCTAATTGCCCGCAGGATAAGGGAGCTTCATGTTTACTCAGAGATCAGACCCTGCACTATAGGCTTAGAAGAAATAAAGGCCTTCTCCCCCAAGGGAATAGTCCTCTCCGGGGGACCGGCCAGTGTCTATGATCAAGAGGCTCCAAGGGTGGAGCGGGCCCTGTTTGATCTTGGGGTTCCTGTCCTGGGAATATGCTACGGGATGCAGCTTATGACCTATCTCCTCGGTGGCCAGGTAGAAAGGAGCCTTAAGCGCGAATATGGACCTGCCAATCTAAAAGTTCTTGATAACAGCGATCTCTTCCACGGCCTCTCTTTGGAGAGGCCCTACCGGGTCTGGATGAGCCATGGTGACCGGATCGAAAAGATGCCTCCAGGTTTTGTCTGTCTGGCCGAAAGCGAAAACTCTCCGGTAGCGGCCATGAAGGACAAAACCGGAAGACTGTTCGGGGTTCAGTTCCACCCCGAGGTGGCCCATACAGAGATAGGCAAGGATATTCTGGCCAACTTTGTCTTTAAAATTTGCGGTTGCCAGCCTACCTGGACCATGGCCTCCTTCATCGAAGAGGCCGTGGCCAGAATCAGCCAGACAGTAGGGCCGGAAGAAAAGGTCATTTGCGCCCTGTCTGGAGGGGTTGATTCCTCTGTTACCGCCCTTCTGGTTCACCGGGCTGTGGGGGAGAGACTGGTCTGCATATTTGTCAACAATGGCCTCCTTAGAAAGGGCGAGGCTGAAACCGTGCTTGATTTCTTCCGGCACTCCCACCTCAACGTTCGCTATGTGGATGCCTCGGATCTTTTTCTCTCCCGGTTGGCAGGGGTCACCGATCCGGAGGAAAAAAGGCGAATTATCGGCCACACCTTTATTGAGGTTTTTGAGGCCGAAGCCCAAAAGATTGGCGAGGTAAAGTATCTGGCCCAAGGAACCCTTTACCCGGATATCATCGAGAGTGTCTCCTTCCGGGGGCCGTCGGCCACTATCAAGAGCCACCACAATGTCGGAGGGCTCCCAGAGAGAATGAAGCTTAAGCTCATCGAACCCCTAAAGGAGCTCTTTAAAGACGAGGTCAGGGAGCTGGGACAAGAGCTCGGTATGCCCTATGAGCTTATCTGGCGTCAACCCTTTCCTGGACCGGGGCTTGCCATCCGCATAATCGGTGAAGTCACCCGGGATCGTCTTGCCATCCTCCGGGAGGCCGATGCCATTGTTACCGAGGAGATGAAGGCCAGCGGCTGGTACTATAAAGTCTGGCAGTCTTTTGCTGTGCTCCTTCCCATTCGCACTGTTGGGGTCATGGGTGACGAGCGGACATACGAACACGTGGTGGCTTTAAGGGTGGTAGACAGCCTTGACGCTATGACTGCCGATTGGACAAGGCTCCCCTATGATCTTCTGGCCCGACTCTCCGGCCGGATCATCAACGAAGTCCAGGGAGTGAACCGGGTGGTCTTTGATATCTCCTCAAAGCCCCCGGCCACTATTGAGTGGGAGTAG
- a CDS encoding histidine phosphatase family protein translates to MNQPTKLWLVRHGLTRANQEGIFAGWTDEPLTPEGRLQAQEAGRSLAGEDIVAIYTSPVARTMETARIIGTFFPKASIVPEEGLGEIRIPQWEGKAKKDLLQHPELGYPLWKESPHLFRLPGAETLEALQQRAVSAVEKIACAHPGQAVALVSHLAVIRCLVLHYQGRPLSEYRKVKIANASPVLLYGRPGEILIDLHPFERP, encoded by the coding sequence ATGAACCAGCCAACCAAGCTCTGGCTTGTACGCCATGGGTTAACCAGAGCCAACCAAGAGGGGATATTTGCCGGGTGGACCGATGAGCCTCTTACCCCAGAAGGGAGACTTCAGGCTCAGGAGGCCGGCCGGAGCCTAGCCGGTGAAGATATCGTTGCCATCTACACCAGCCCTGTGGCCAGAACAATGGAAACAGCCAGGATCATCGGAACCTTCTTCCCAAAGGCCTCTATCGTCCCGGAAGAAGGCTTAGGGGAGATCCGCATCCCTCAGTGGGAGGGGAAGGCCAAGAAAGATCTCCTCCAACACCCTGAGCTTGGCTACCCCCTCTGGAAAGAAAGCCCTCACCTCTTCCGGCTCCCCGGGGCCGAGACCCTCGAGGCTCTCCAGCAGCGGGCCGTCTCAGCGGTGGAAAAGATAGCCTGTGCCCATCCTGGCCAGGCAGTAGCTCTGGTCTCTCATCTGGCGGTGATCCGCTGTCTCGTCCTCCATTATCAGGGAAGGCCCCTTTCTGAATACCGCAAGGTAAAAATTGCCAATGCCTCTCCTGTTCTCCTCTACGGCCGCCCCGGTGAGATCCTCATCGATCTTCACCCCTTTGAACGCCCCTGA